A window of the Rhodoflexus caldus genome harbors these coding sequences:
- a CDS encoding peptidylprolyl isomerase, giving the protein MNRLIYWALVAGLLAACESKSPAERRAVAQRQAEKSGKAKTAAPIFPELNEQNVVAELTRYGAENPENEVEIQTPMGNIRLRLYDDTPLHRANFIRLAKMGYFDKTEFYRVIKGFMIQGGGSEKPVMNIGKYTIPSEISEKHLHVRGALAMAREYKDNPAKRSASHDFYIVQGVRYTAAELEATARENNFKVTPAQRAAYAKAAGAPHLDGEHTVFGEVIDGMEIVDKIASLETDEGYWPLQDVPIKVVVLKK; this is encoded by the coding sequence ATGAACCGACTGATTTATTGGGCACTGGTTGCAGGTTTGTTGGCGGCCTGTGAGAGCAAAAGCCCTGCGGAGCGTCGCGCGGTGGCGCAACGGCAGGCCGAAAAATCGGGCAAAGCCAAAACCGCTGCTCCTATTTTCCCTGAACTGAACGAGCAAAACGTAGTGGCAGAACTCACCCGATACGGCGCAGAAAACCCTGAAAATGAGGTAGAAATACAAACACCAATGGGTAATATTCGCCTGAGGCTGTACGATGATACGCCGTTGCATCGCGCCAATTTTATTCGCCTTGCCAAAATGGGCTACTTTGATAAAACCGAATTTTACCGAGTCATCAAAGGTTTTATGATTCAGGGGGGCGGTTCCGAAAAGCCCGTAATGAATATTGGCAAGTACACCATCCCTTCGGAAATCAGTGAGAAGCATCTGCACGTGCGCGGGGCATTGGCAATGGCGCGGGAATACAAGGACAATCCTGCTAAACGCTCTGCCTCACACGATTTTTACATAGTACAAGGGGTGCGCTATACGGCAGCCGAATTGGAGGCCACCGCACGAGAAAACAACTTCAAAGTAACACCCGCACAGCGTGCAGCATATGCCAAAGCGGCCGGAGCTCCCCATTTGGACGGCGAACATACCGTATTCGGCGAAGTGATTGACGGTATGGAGATAGTGGACAAAATTGCATCGCTGGAAACCGACGAGGGCTATTGGCCATTGCAGGATGTCCCCATAAAAGTTGTAGTTTTGAAGAAATAA
- a CDS encoding metal-dependent hydrolase yields the protein MKITYFGHACFLVEFGGKKLLFDPFITANPLAKGIDWQQIKADYILITHGHQDHVLDVEAIAKNTDATLISNFEIITWFSEKGLKKSHSMNHGGKFSFDFGSVKYVNAVHSSALPDGSNGGNPGGFVIWGKDGCFYAAGDTALTEDMKLIPLTCPKPDVAILPIGDNFTMGYEDAAIAADFVQCNKVMGIHYNTFPPITIDTAKAQAHFAAQGKELLLPAIGETISV from the coding sequence ATGAAAATTACTTATTTCGGACACGCCTGTTTTCTGGTTGAGTTTGGAGGCAAAAAACTCTTGTTTGACCCGTTTATTACTGCCAATCCGCTGGCAAAAGGCATTGACTGGCAACAAATTAAGGCAGATTATATCCTGATTACGCATGGGCATCAAGACCACGTGCTGGATGTGGAAGCCATTGCAAAAAATACCGATGCCACACTGATTTCCAACTTTGAAATTATTACTTGGTTCAGCGAAAAAGGCCTGAAAAAAAGTCATTCCATGAATCATGGCGGGAAGTTCAGTTTTGACTTCGGCAGCGTAAAATACGTCAATGCAGTTCATTCCAGTGCTTTGCCCGATGGCAGCAACGGCGGCAACCCGGGCGGCTTTGTGATTTGGGGCAAAGACGGCTGTTTCTACGCAGCCGGCGACACTGCACTCACCGAAGACATGAAACTCATTCCGCTGACTTGTCCCAAACCCGATGTAGCTATTTTACCCATTGGCGATAATTTCACCATGGGCTATGAAGATGCTGCCATTGCTGCGGATTTTGTACAATGCAATAAAGTAATGGGCATACATTACAATACCTTCCCCCCTATCACCATTGATACGGCAAAAGCACAGGCACATTTTGCTGCCCAAGGCAAAGAACTGCTGCTGCCTGCCATTGGCGAAACAATTTCCGTGTAA
- a CDS encoding MazG nucleotide pyrophosphohydrolase domain-containing protein yields the protein MAQLPEKPTLADYQAYMEQVCEERGWAKNTALELFLLFSEEVGELAKAIRRHHQLYIEPAKAHKQPNLAEEFADVFGYLLDLANHFGIDLEKAFRDKEVINSQRTWN from the coding sequence ATGGCACAACTCCCCGAAAAACCAACCCTTGCTGATTATCAGGCATATATGGAGCAAGTCTGCGAAGAACGCGGCTGGGCAAAAAATACGGCACTGGAACTTTTCCTGCTTTTTTCCGAAGAAGTGGGCGAACTGGCCAAAGCCATCCGCCGCCATCATCAACTCTACATAGAACCCGCCAAAGCACATAAACAGCCCAACTTGGCCGAGGAGTTTGCAGATGTGTTCGGCTATTTATTAGATTTAGCCAACCATTTCGGAATAGACCTTGAAAAGGCTTTCCGCGACAAAGAAGTTATTAACAGCCAACGAACTTGGAACTAA
- a CDS encoding DUF2029 domain-containing protein: MWNKQQLLTATTLLAFIYFAYSFTANGFYQQDEAAHFLSMRGFWFSPNSILSNWAKPGYKLIYALPALGGSGVVTFFNCVVAALTALMAYRIAEKLGSKIPALAFVALALQPLWFNLGFRNYSEIITALLLSLAIWLHLKEKWAGAALAASYVAFIRQEFYPFIGLYFLLLAYRRQWVAAFLLGTFPLLQHVWGWIITGDPLYLLNQILKSSGEIGGAFPRKGFNHYFLMSITIYGAPVVLLTVVYLTMKIKKAGGNIDQLFKQPDAIVWSVFGLYFLMYCIFNWQAVEIGPSGGGNLRYLLVIAPLGAVMAAFAVEWWNDFQPKNLLLYVMGGLAIVVALFMTYEHNYVVFTDERDWRPFVLTMLGILILLIPLKQEQKWLAISGLMVLSALVTVRPIKLSGEDAACQRLAEWYKNYEQANGEPPLYLHHDMFYYYLGRTRYEFKTRPQFITDANAKAAPKGSLFIWDSHYSYRPELRKESLTYEYFTSKPEQYEVIHEVISDDQTFGALVFRKK, encoded by the coding sequence ATGTGGAACAAACAACAACTCCTAACGGCTACCACTCTGTTGGCATTCATTTATTTTGCTTATTCGTTCACTGCAAACGGGTTTTATCAGCAAGATGAGGCCGCCCACTTTCTTTCCATGAGGGGCTTTTGGTTCAGCCCTAACTCTATTTTGAGCAACTGGGCAAAACCCGGCTACAAACTTATTTACGCATTGCCTGCACTGGGTGGTTCGGGTGTCGTAACTTTTTTCAACTGTGTGGTAGCGGCACTCACGGCTTTGATGGCCTACCGCATTGCCGAGAAGTTGGGCAGCAAAATTCCTGCTTTGGCTTTTGTCGCTTTGGCATTGCAGCCGCTTTGGTTCAACTTGGGTTTCCGCAACTATTCGGAAATTATTACTGCCCTGCTGCTGTCGCTCGCCATATGGCTGCATCTCAAAGAAAAGTGGGCGGGGGCTGCGTTGGCGGCGAGTTACGTGGCATTTATCCGTCAGGAGTTTTACCCGTTTATCGGACTGTACTTTTTGCTGCTGGCCTATCGTCGGCAGTGGGTGGCGGCCTTTCTGTTGGGCACTTTTCCGCTGCTGCAACATGTGTGGGGCTGGATTATCACAGGCGACCCGCTGTACCTGCTCAATCAGATTCTGAAATCGAGCGGCGAAATTGGCGGGGCTTTCCCCCGCAAAGGGTTCAATCATTATTTCCTGATGTCCATTACTATCTATGGTGCTCCGGTAGTGCTGCTGACGGTGGTTTATCTGACCATGAAAATCAAAAAAGCGGGCGGCAATATAGACCAACTTTTCAAACAACCTGATGCGATTGTCTGGTCGGTTTTTGGTTTGTATTTCCTGATGTATTGCATTTTCAACTGGCAGGCAGTAGAAATTGGCCCTTCGGGTGGCGGTAATTTGCGCTATTTGTTGGTAATTGCTCCGCTGGGTGCGGTTATGGCAGCCTTTGCCGTAGAATGGTGGAACGATTTTCAACCTAAAAACCTGTTGCTGTATGTTATGGGCGGTCTGGCGATTGTCGTAGCCCTGTTCATGACCTACGAGCACAACTACGTGGTTTTTACCGATGAACGCGACTGGCGGCCTTTCGTACTGACCATGTTGGGGATTCTCATACTGCTCATTCCTTTGAAACAAGAACAGAAGTGGCTGGCAATCAGCGGGTTAATGGTGCTTTCTGCATTAGTTACCGTTCGCCCCATCAAACTTTCGGGCGAAGACGCTGCCTGCCAACGATTGGCCGAGTGGTACAAAAATTATGAACAAGCCAACGGCGAACCTCCACTCTATTTGCATCACGATATGTTCTATTACTACTTGGGCAGAACGCGCTATGAGTTTAAAACACGCCCGCAGTTCATCACAGATGCAAATGCCAAAGCAGCGCCCAAAGGCAGCCTGTTCATTTGGGATTCGCACTATTCGTATCGCCCCGAACTGCGCAAGGAAAGCCTGACCTACGAATATTTTACTTCCAAGCCCGAGCAGTACGAAGTTATCCACGAAGTTATCAGCGACGACCAAACCTTCGGCGCATTGGTATTTCGGAAAAAGTAG
- a CDS encoding nucleoside permease — protein sequence MNTNLRIRLSAMMFLQFFVWGAWYGQMSKYMFTQLNATGAQVGSAYAAFSIAMIAAPFFIGMIADRYFAAQKVLGVLNLLGAGLLFWLTQIGDADNFYWVMLAYCLTFAPTISLVNAIAMRHISNPERDFPGLRVLGTISWIAVTNLIGFWGLGDKVAIFQIAMAAAVVQGLFAFLLPDTPPKATDEVSFAKILGADAFVLLRDRSYLMFFIASILICIPLSFYYAMANPALTDAGMTNVENKMSLGQASEVLFMLLIPLAFARLGVKWMLMVGLIAWIVRFVCFAYGDAGTGEWLFLVAILLHGVCFDFFFVTGQIYTDAKAGDAIKSQAQGLISLATYGVGMYIGSLLSGKITDLYTTNGVKDWASIWLVPAGIAAVVLVFFVLLFKEKSDQNRTRVSKGASLSTPT from the coding sequence ATGAACACCAACCTACGCATCCGCCTTTCTGCCATGATGTTCCTCCAATTTTTTGTATGGGGGGCATGGTACGGTCAAATGAGCAAGTATATGTTTACCCAACTCAACGCTACGGGCGCACAGGTGGGTAGTGCCTATGCTGCTTTTTCCATTGCAATGATTGCCGCTCCTTTTTTCATCGGTATGATTGCCGACCGATATTTTGCCGCCCAAAAGGTATTGGGCGTGCTGAATTTGTTGGGTGCGGGGTTGCTATTCTGGCTGACGCAAATCGGTGATGCCGATAATTTCTACTGGGTTATGCTGGCCTATTGCCTCACCTTTGCCCCCACCATTTCATTGGTTAATGCCATTGCCATGCGGCATATCAGCAACCCCGAGCGCGATTTTCCCGGGCTGCGTGTGCTGGGCACCATCTCGTGGATAGCTGTTACCAACTTGATTGGTTTCTGGGGTTTAGGCGATAAAGTAGCTATCTTCCAGATTGCAATGGCGGCGGCAGTGGTGCAAGGGCTCTTTGCCTTCCTTTTACCCGACACCCCTCCCAAAGCTACGGATGAAGTGAGTTTTGCCAAAATACTCGGTGCAGATGCATTCGTGCTGCTCCGCGACCGTTCTTATCTGATGTTCTTTATTGCTTCCATTCTCATCTGTATTCCGCTATCTTTTTACTATGCAATGGCTAACCCCGCACTGACCGATGCAGGCATGACTAATGTGGAAAACAAAATGTCGCTGGGGCAGGCTTCCGAAGTACTGTTTATGCTGCTTATCCCGCTGGCGTTTGCGCGGTTGGGAGTTAAATGGATGCTTATGGTGGGGCTGATTGCATGGATTGTGCGGTTCGTATGCTTTGCTTATGGCGATGCAGGCACGGGCGAATGGCTGTTTCTGGTAGCTATTCTGCTGCACGGCGTTTGTTTTGACTTTTTCTTTGTAACAGGACAGATTTATACCGATGCCAAAGCAGGCGATGCCATTAAGTCGCAGGCACAGGGGCTTATTTCGCTGGCCACTTACGGTGTAGGCATGTACATTGGCTCGCTGCTGTCCGGCAAAATCACCGACCTTTACACCACCAATGGTGTAAAAGACTGGGCAAGCATCTGGCTTGTTCCCGCAGGTATTGCCGCTGTGGTGCTGGTGTTCTTTGTACTGCTTTTCAAAGAAAAATCCGACCAAAACCGAACGCGGGTAAGTAAGGGGGCAAGTTTAAGCACACCTACCTAA
- a CDS encoding class I SAM-dependent methyltransferase produces MLYLKELRWGTVTELMEMHRKGVPFADWGIKGHNRPFILENCQLKPGMKVVEIGGAYSDLPQHIATQFGCEVHVIDDFGVESGEAEMWSRWGERETLLQRNPDVRYIFDRAGNFASTQIPLNYYDLIFTVSTLEHVPAEAMADVFRHMEQMLKPGGTMVHCIDLQIPLKLHKTKDLKGLLAGTLGYYLYFAFANRLASAQKPQLKTLNGWKAFLKKVFGSQIDTSGVKPEGALMSSLNTDIVTEPMEIVYKYYPPKDEPKLYRRNGTFVLIIEKR; encoded by the coding sequence ATGTTGTATCTGAAAGAGCTTCGCTGGGGTACTGTTACCGAACTGATGGAAATGCACCGCAAGGGCGTTCCTTTCGCCGACTGGGGCATTAAAGGGCATAATCGGCCGTTTATATTGGAAAACTGCCAATTGAAGCCCGGTATGAAGGTGGTGGAAATCGGCGGTGCTTACAGCGATTTGCCGCAACACATAGCCACACAATTCGGCTGCGAGGTGCACGTGATAGACGATTTCGGCGTAGAAAGCGGCGAGGCGGAGATGTGGAGCCGTTGGGGCGAACGCGAAACCCTGCTGCAACGCAATCCCGACGTGCGCTATATTTTTGACCGTGCGGGAAATTTTGCTTCCACTCAAATTCCGTTGAATTACTACGACCTGATTTTTACGGTATCCACCTTAGAGCACGTGCCTGCGGAGGCAATGGCAGATGTATTCCGCCACATGGAACAAATGCTCAAACCGGGTGGTACAATGGTGCACTGCATTGATTTGCAAATTCCGTTGAAGTTGCACAAAACCAAAGATTTAAAGGGGCTTTTGGCCGGTACGCTGGGCTATTACCTGTATTTTGCCTTTGCCAATCGGTTGGCTTCGGCTCAAAAACCACAACTCAAAACACTCAACGGCTGGAAGGCTTTTCTGAAAAAAGTATTTGGCAGCCAAATAGATACGAGTGGCGTAAAGCCCGAGGGGGCCTTGATGAGCAGCCTTAATACGGACATTGTAACCGAACCGATGGAAATTGTGTACAAGTACTATCCGCCCAAAGATGAGCCCAAACTCTACCGCCGAAACGGCACTTTTGTACTAATCATTGAGAAACGATAG
- a CDS encoding C40 family peptidase has product MKIHGIIAGALLLLSAGCSQAQKHVQQDAQAPAVQAVQPRGGQDVSAYPELKAALDTIQRRFAPDKRTEPFLTESQAKGDSLLISIDVGKSEAKRTLDSLSNTLTIPVRITTVLLPDQSVGNKGYAVVNISVCNIRSRPEHSAELATQALMGMPLKVWKKKGGWYLVQTPDHYLGWVDGGGIERMTQAEMAQWKARKKAVFLPLFGMAYEKPDVQAATIADLTAGNIVAILAEANGFVQIGFPDGRKAYVPDNQIKKSEEWLATTKPSEAALVSTARRMMGIPYLWGGTSPKGMDCSGFTKTVYWLNGLIIPRDASQQIWAGEEVDNKRDFSRLRPGDLLFFGKPATDSTAEKVIHVGMWIGNGEFIHASGMIRVSSMNPKADNFDQYEYDRYLRTKRLLNVPNDKYLITPETILK; this is encoded by the coding sequence ATGAAGATTCACGGTATTATAGCGGGCGCGCTGCTGCTTTTATCGGCAGGCTGCTCGCAAGCACAAAAACACGTACAACAAGACGCACAAGCACCTGCCGTGCAGGCTGTCCAACCGCGTGGGGGGCAGGATGTAAGCGCCTATCCCGAATTGAAAGCAGCCTTAGACACTATTCAGCGCCGCTTTGCACCCGACAAGCGCACCGAACCGTTTTTAACGGAAAGCCAAGCCAAAGGCGACTCGCTGCTCATCAGCATTGACGTAGGGAAAAGTGAAGCCAAGCGGACATTAGACAGCCTCTCCAACACACTGACGATACCTGTGCGTATCACCACTGTATTGTTGCCCGACCAATCGGTTGGCAATAAAGGATATGCAGTGGTCAATATATCTGTTTGCAATATCCGCAGCCGACCGGAGCACTCCGCCGAACTTGCCACGCAGGCACTGATGGGGATGCCGCTCAAAGTATGGAAAAAGAAAGGCGGCTGGTATCTGGTACAAACTCCCGACCACTACTTGGGCTGGGTAGATGGCGGCGGCATTGAGCGCATGACCCAGGCCGAAATGGCACAGTGGAAAGCCCGCAAAAAAGCCGTTTTTCTGCCGCTTTTCGGTATGGCCTACGAAAAACCCGATGTGCAGGCAGCAACCATTGCCGACCTGACAGCAGGTAATATTGTGGCCATATTGGCAGAAGCCAATGGCTTTGTGCAAATCGGATTCCCCGATGGCAGAAAGGCGTATGTACCTGATAATCAAATCAAAAAATCGGAAGAGTGGCTGGCAACAACCAAACCCTCAGAAGCTGCATTAGTCAGTACGGCACGCCGCATGATGGGTATCCCCTACTTATGGGGCGGCACTTCGCCCAAGGGAATGGATTGCAGCGGATTTACAAAAACGGTGTACTGGCTCAACGGGCTGATTATTCCGCGCGATGCCTCGCAACAAATTTGGGCAGGCGAAGAAGTGGATAATAAGCGTGATTTCTCCCGTTTGCGCCCGGGCGATTTGCTGTTTTTTGGCAAACCTGCTACCGACAGCACCGCCGAGAAAGTTATTCACGTAGGTATGTGGATTGGCAACGGAGAATTTATTCATGCTTCGGGCATGATTCGCGTCAGCAGCATGAACCCGAAAGCCGATAACTTTGACCAATACGAGTATGACCGCTACCTGCGCACCAAACGGCTGCTCAATGTCCCTAACGACAAGTACCTGATAACACCGGAAACGATATTAAAATAA